The following proteins are co-located in the Paludibaculum fermentans genome:
- a CDS encoding neutral/alkaline non-lysosomal ceramidase N-terminal domain-containing protein, which translates to MAIRILALLLLSLAASAQFRAAAVKVDITPTTPQWLLGYGARQSTGVHDPLFHRIVALDDGSTQFFLVSTDIALFSPAFYDEFCAELKQQTGIDRLNIWWTVTHTHSAPELGPAGLARAFLAGRYDHEPDWDYARSVKQKLIAGIQEARTKLAPARLSVGVTTSNANINRRARDENGRIALGLNPDGPVDHQVGLIRIDRPDGSPIALLANYAMHGTVLSGKNQLISGDAPGIVANYVEQKLGAPMLFLNSATGDIAPLYSVYDDFKKVRISEFNVLLGDRILKASRDLPAASTPVKLKAGERVLETPLKPGLQWPEELAAYLTPQSQVRLPVRFLRINADTALWAAPLELFCEIAMDVRAKSPVKNTFYVGYANGWLGYLPTVQAFPEGGYETTVTPFTPQAGAALAAAALQGLDK; encoded by the coding sequence ATGGCCATTCGAATCCTCGCGCTGCTCCTGCTCTCCCTGGCGGCCTCCGCCCAGTTCCGCGCCGCGGCCGTCAAGGTCGACATCACACCCACCACGCCGCAGTGGCTGCTCGGTTACGGAGCCCGCCAGTCCACCGGCGTGCACGACCCCCTCTTCCACCGCATCGTTGCGCTCGACGACGGCTCCACCCAGTTCTTCCTCGTCTCCACCGACATCGCGCTGTTTTCGCCCGCCTTCTACGACGAATTCTGCGCGGAGCTCAAGCAGCAGACCGGCATCGATCGCCTGAACATCTGGTGGACCGTCACCCACACGCACTCCGCTCCGGAACTCGGCCCCGCCGGTCTCGCCCGCGCCTTCCTGGCCGGCCGCTATGATCATGAGCCCGATTGGGACTACGCCCGCTCTGTCAAACAGAAGCTGATCGCCGGCATTCAGGAGGCCCGCACGAAACTGGCGCCCGCCCGCCTCAGTGTCGGAGTCACCACCTCCAACGCCAACATCAACCGCCGCGCCCGCGACGAGAACGGCCGCATCGCCCTGGGGCTCAACCCCGACGGGCCCGTCGACCACCAGGTCGGGCTCATCCGCATCGATCGGCCCGACGGCTCGCCCATCGCCCTGCTCGCCAACTACGCCATGCACGGTACGGTTCTCAGCGGCAAGAACCAGCTCATCAGCGGCGACGCTCCGGGCATCGTGGCCAACTACGTCGAACAGAAGCTCGGTGCGCCCATGCTCTTCCTGAACTCGGCCACCGGCGACATCGCCCCTCTCTACAGCGTCTATGACGACTTCAAGAAGGTGCGCATCAGCGAGTTCAACGTCCTGCTCGGCGACCGCATTCTCAAAGCCAGTCGCGACCTGCCCGCCGCTTCGACGCCCGTGAAACTGAAGGCCGGCGAGCGCGTTCTGGAAACGCCGCTCAAACCCGGACTCCAGTGGCCCGAGGAACTGGCCGCCTACCTCACCCCGCAGTCGCAGGTCCGCCTGCCCGTCCGCTTTCTCCGCATCAATGCCGATACCGCCCTGTGGGCCGCTCCGCTGGAGCTCTTCTGTGAAATCGCCATGGACGTCCGCGCCAAGTCTCCGGTAAAGAACACTTTCTACGTCGGCTACGCGAACGGCTGGCTCGGCTACCTGCCCACCGTCCAGGCCTTTCCCGAAGGGGGTTACGAAACCACAGTGACGCCCTTCACTCCGCAGGCCGGTGCTGCGCTGGCGGCCGCCGCCTTGCAGGGGCTGGACAAGTAG
- a CDS encoding tannase/feruloyl esterase family alpha/beta hydrolase, with translation MSYRLALLGILALTRFANAQQACEKLAELKLPHTEITSAVALPAGPLPGGNPGSKPVDLPAHCVVKAISRPTSDSEIKVEVWLPAAGWNGKYLQSGNGGWAGSIPTSTLAGFLQRGYAAAGTDDGHSNAAEGGPAGWAIGHPEKLIDFGHRALHETGILAKAVIRAYYEKPSARNYFFGCSDGGREALMEVQRYPEDFDGIIAGAPANDWSNHFTGFVWNEQALTKNAASAIPVEKLPVIHKAVLAACDANDGVKDGVIEDPRTCHFDPGVLACKGGDSAECLTEPQLVTLDRIYSGPKNERTGQQIYPGYPPGHEAIPGAWRPWIINSPSQQSIQGMFGNSFFGQAVFEDPGWDFRTLNFDSDVAYAAEKAGVVINSNSPDLRTFRAHGGKLIQYHGWADAAISPFGSINYYEKVRAFLSRYPDPRAKDREITSFYRLFMVPGMGHCAGGLGPNSFGNAGNQFVGDPERDLLTALDRWVEQGVAPERFIGTGRATGNPETTLTRPLCQYPQVARYKGSGDPNQAASFACVAPPQPQ, from the coding sequence ATGTCCTACCGCCTCGCCCTGCTAGGCATCCTTGCCTTGACCCGGTTCGCTAACGCGCAGCAAGCCTGCGAAAAGTTGGCGGAGCTGAAGCTGCCCCATACGGAGATCACCTCCGCCGTGGCCCTGCCCGCCGGTCCGCTGCCGGGCGGCAACCCCGGCTCGAAGCCGGTCGACCTGCCGGCGCACTGCGTCGTGAAGGCCATCTCGCGGCCCACCTCCGATTCCGAGATCAAGGTGGAGGTCTGGCTGCCGGCCGCCGGCTGGAACGGCAAATATCTGCAATCGGGCAACGGCGGCTGGGCCGGTTCCATTCCCACGTCCACCCTCGCCGGTTTCCTCCAGCGCGGCTATGCCGCCGCCGGCACCGACGATGGCCATTCGAATGCCGCTGAGGGAGGGCCCGCCGGTTGGGCCATCGGCCATCCCGAGAAGCTGATCGACTTCGGCCACCGCGCTCTCCATGAGACAGGCATCCTTGCCAAGGCGGTCATCCGCGCTTACTACGAGAAACCCTCCGCCCGGAACTACTTCTTCGGCTGCTCCGACGGCGGCCGCGAAGCCCTGATGGAGGTCCAGCGCTACCCGGAAGACTTCGACGGCATCATCGCCGGAGCCCCCGCCAACGACTGGTCCAACCATTTCACCGGCTTCGTCTGGAACGAACAGGCGCTCACCAAGAACGCGGCCAGCGCCATCCCGGTGGAGAAACTGCCGGTGATTCACAAAGCCGTACTCGCCGCCTGCGACGCCAACGACGGGGTCAAGGATGGCGTGATCGAGGATCCGCGCACCTGCCATTTCGATCCCGGCGTGCTCGCCTGCAAGGGCGGCGACTCGGCCGAATGCCTGACCGAACCGCAACTCGTGACTCTCGATAGGATCTACAGCGGCCCGAAGAACGAACGCACCGGCCAGCAGATCTATCCCGGCTACCCGCCCGGACACGAAGCGATCCCTGGAGCCTGGCGCCCCTGGATCATCAACAGCCCTTCCCAGCAATCGATCCAAGGCATGTTCGGCAACTCGTTCTTCGGCCAGGCAGTTTTTGAGGATCCGGGCTGGGACTTCCGCACCCTGAACTTCGACTCCGATGTCGCGTACGCGGCGGAGAAGGCCGGAGTCGTCATCAACTCCAACAGCCCCGATCTCCGCACCTTCCGCGCGCACGGCGGCAAGCTCATCCAGTATCACGGCTGGGCCGACGCGGCCATCTCGCCCTTTGGCTCGATCAACTACTACGAGAAGGTCCGCGCCTTCCTCTCGCGCTACCCCGATCCGCGCGCCAAGGACCGCGAAATTACGAGTTTCTACCGGCTCTTCATGGTGCCCGGCATGGGCCATTGCGCCGGCGGCCTCGGTCCGAACAGCTTCGGCAATGCCGGCAACCAGTTCGTCGGCGATCCGGAGCGCGATCTCCTCACCGCCCTCGATCGTTGGGTGGAACAGGGTGTCGCGCCGGAGCGTTTCATCGGTACGGGCCGAGCAACCGGCAATCCGGAGACGACCCTGACCCGGCCGCTCTGCCAGTACCCGCAGGTGGCCCGCTATAAAGGTTCCGGCGACCCAAACCAGGCAGCCAGTTTTGCCTGCGTGGCGCCGCCCCAACCGCAGTAG
- a CDS encoding DNA alkylation repair protein, with amino-acid sequence MPSKSKKKPQPDAQQAPAGDLGQQVEQALAWLEEASTPRDRENLVRFGINAKEALGVSMANIQSIAKRLGRSHELAAALWATGVYEARMLTAFVDDPTEVTPAQMDRWCRDFDNWGICDTLCFCLFDRTPHAWAKVAQWGARDEEFIKRAGFALLASLAGHDKESGDEPFLASLPLIESAAFDDRNFVKKGVSWALRGLGRRGPDVCQAALVVARRLADSTHPGARWVGRDALRDLTKRASAVKRATRK; translated from the coding sequence ATGCCTTCGAAATCAAAGAAGAAGCCTCAACCCGACGCGCAGCAGGCGCCGGCCGGCGATCTCGGCCAGCAGGTCGAGCAGGCGCTGGCCTGGCTGGAGGAGGCCAGCACGCCCCGCGACCGCGAGAATCTGGTGCGCTTTGGCATCAATGCGAAAGAGGCGTTGGGCGTTTCCATGGCGAACATCCAGTCAATCGCAAAACGCCTCGGCCGCAGCCACGAACTCGCCGCCGCGCTCTGGGCCACTGGAGTCTATGAAGCACGGATGCTCACGGCGTTTGTCGACGACCCCACGGAGGTCACCCCCGCGCAGATGGACCGCTGGTGCCGCGACTTCGACAACTGGGGCATCTGCGACACCCTCTGTTTCTGCCTCTTTGACCGCACTCCGCACGCCTGGGCCAAAGTCGCCCAGTGGGGCGCGCGCGACGAAGAGTTCATCAAACGGGCCGGCTTTGCCCTGCTCGCCAGCCTGGCTGGACACGACAAGGAATCCGGCGACGAACCCTTCCTGGCCAGCCTGCCACTGATCGAGAGTGCCGCCTTTGACGACCGCAACTTCGTCAAAAAAGGGGTGAGTTGGGCGTTGCGCGGGCTTGGCCGCCGCGGCCCCGATGTCTGCCAGGCCGCGCTCGTCGTCGCCCGGCGTCTCGCGGATTCCACCCATCCGGGCGCCCGCTGGGTGGGCAGGGATGCCCTGAGGGATCTCACCAAACGCGCTTCCGCCGTCAAACGCGCGACCCGGAAATAG
- a CDS encoding MFS transporter — protein MTRPWRLVALLSATATASYLCRVNVSVAGVMMMRELGLSQQAMGRVFSAFLVGYAICQIPGGMLADRFGAPRVLAWAALAWVAATAWMAGAGASVAALLGARFALGVAEAPTFPAAAQAISRALPAQKRGRANGLVVAAIGLGSAIAPPLISFLMVRIGWRSALMISSLPALAVGLGWLWVRQQTAPVAAALPVAAPSGRPLPRSFLLLTLSYSLQGYVGYIFVFWFYLYLVDVRHFDLLRSALFGSLPWLLSIVSIPMGGWLFDRISFDRRVIPIGGLAGSGVFIAIGAHTQHAYLAAVCLALATALVLSVEGPFWATMTAVAGERSGAGGGVMNMGSNIGGLISPALTPILAASIGWEGALLVSAVLAVVAAILWFWIQPPPVIVEPAA, from the coding sequence GTGACCCGCCCCTGGCGCCTGGTGGCGCTCCTATCTGCCACGGCGACAGCGAGTTATCTATGCCGGGTGAACGTGTCGGTGGCCGGGGTGATGATGATGCGCGAACTGGGGCTGTCGCAGCAGGCGATGGGCCGCGTGTTCAGCGCGTTCCTGGTAGGCTATGCAATCTGCCAGATTCCCGGCGGAATGCTGGCCGACCGGTTTGGCGCGCCGCGCGTACTCGCCTGGGCGGCCCTGGCCTGGGTGGCGGCAACGGCATGGATGGCCGGTGCGGGCGCCAGCGTCGCCGCGCTGCTCGGCGCCAGGTTCGCGCTGGGTGTCGCGGAGGCGCCCACATTTCCTGCGGCGGCGCAGGCCATTTCGCGGGCCTTGCCGGCGCAGAAGCGCGGCCGGGCGAATGGACTGGTGGTGGCGGCGATCGGGCTGGGCTCGGCAATTGCTCCGCCATTGATCTCGTTCCTGATGGTGAGGATCGGGTGGCGCTCGGCGCTGATGATCTCTTCCCTGCCCGCGCTGGCCGTGGGACTCGGCTGGCTTTGGGTTCGGCAGCAGACCGCACCGGTAGCAGCGGCGCTTCCCGTTGCGGCGCCCTCCGGCCGGCCCCTGCCACGCAGCTTTCTCCTCTTAACCCTGAGCTATTCGCTACAGGGCTACGTCGGCTATATCTTCGTGTTCTGGTTCTATCTCTACCTGGTGGATGTGCGTCATTTCGACCTATTGCGCAGCGCGTTGTTCGGCAGCCTGCCCTGGCTGCTGTCCATCGTTTCCATTCCCATGGGCGGCTGGCTGTTTGACCGTATCTCCTTTGACCGCAGGGTGATTCCGATCGGCGGATTGGCCGGTTCCGGTGTATTCATCGCCATTGGAGCGCACACGCAGCACGCCTACCTGGCCGCGGTTTGCCTGGCACTGGCGACCGCGCTGGTGCTGAGCGTGGAAGGCCCATTCTGGGCCACGATGACGGCGGTCGCGGGCGAACGCAGTGGAGCCGGCGGCGGCGTCATGAACATGGGCAGCAACATTGGCGGCCTGATTTCTCCGGCACTTACCCCCATCCTGGCGGCGTCCATCGGGTGGGAAGGAGCCCTACTGGTCTCGGCCGTGCTGGCGGTGGTCGCGGCCATACTGTGGTTCTGGATTCAACCGCCACCGGTGATCGTGGAACCTGCCGCCTAG